A region of the Planctomycetia bacterium genome:
GACATGGTCCAGAACCGGGAGCCGGACGCTGTCAGTCATCGTTTGAAATCCAATCCGCAGGCAGCAACGCATGCAGCACGCTGTCAACAAACCCCCTTGCGGCTTGAAGCCACTTTGCGTGGTGATCTTGATGCCATTCTGGAAAAAGGATTATCAAAGGATCGAAACAAACGATATCAATCAGCAAGCGAGTTGGCTGATGATTTGGAACGATACCTGGCTGGTGAGATTGTCCAGGCGCGTCCACGGACGTACTGGTATCTCACGCAAAAACTCCTCAGCAAACATTGGAAGCTGGCACTGCTTATCAGCACCATTTCAGTGATGTTCCTAATTAGTTGGGTAGCGATTGCCGTGGGATTTTACTGGGCTGTGGAAGCCCGCAATGAAGCTCAGCAGGCAGAAGCTTCCCTGAAATTGTCTCAGGAACAGGAGTTGAAACACAAACTGGATGCCGAAAAATCAAGCATGTTCCTGAGTGATGTACTTAGCTATCCCAGACCATTGAAACTGGGTCAGGAAGTCAAATTGATTGATGCACTGGATGAAGCTAAAGCCAGGATTAGCAAAACCTTTATCAATCAGCCTCGTGCGGAAGCCCTCGTCCGACTGGCTCTGGCTAGTTCTTATCTGCAACTGGGGCAACCTGCGCAAGCTCAACAATTGCTTGAATCCTCTCTTTTCCGGCAGGCGTTGACCTTTGAAAATGATGCAGAATGGAGACTTCAGGCTGAAACCCTCTATGTTCGATCATTAATGGACCAGGATCTGATTCAACAGGCAACTGAGCGTTGTCACTTGGTGTTGCAGCATGCTCAACGTAATGGTTTGACGAGCAAAAACCCTGCCGTACGTTCTTTTTACCAGATCAGTGCCAGATTATTGTGTCAGCAGGAGAGCTATGCTGAAGGTATTCAATTGTTGCGAAATGCACTTCAGGAATTGGAACGAGAATCTACGAGAACTGCTTCAGAAGTCTGGGGATTGCGAAGCGTCATGGTTTCCTGCTTTACTGAATGGGCAAAAAAAGATCGTAGTGTCATTCCGCAATTCCAAACACTGGTTAATCAGTATTTGAATCAAGTCACTCAGTTTCCTGAAACTCATCCAATCAAACTCCAGCTTAAGTGCGCGTTTGCCAATATGAAACATTTCCAGGGACGAACTGACGAAGCGTTGGAGATACTCATTGAACTACTTGAGCAGGCTGAAGAGATCTACGGCCCATTACACCTGCATACCCTGAGTGTGCAATCCAATATGAGTCAACTGTTACTGGATTCACAGCAATACCGTAGAGCTTCTGCTGTTTTGACCAGCATGTTGTCAGCTCAAACCTCGCTCATGGGAAAAAGCCATGAATTAACTCAGAAAACCTTGTCAGAACTGGTAAGAATCAGCGAAATACAAAAGCGCTTCTGGCACGCATGGTACTTTGAAACAGAACTCTATCAAGGCCGGTTAGTGTCCTACGGCAATTCTCACATTAAATGCAAAAATTCATTGGAAAAAGCGAACCAACTCCTTCTGCAAGCTGGCTGTAACTGGCTGTTCAATCTCAGTTTTTTACCTTAAGGGTTAACGCTATTTTAGTTTAGCCAGTTCTTTCCTGATTATTTTGTCCAGCGAATGCCGTGTTTCATTTCCCCAGCCTGTGAAGCAGGAGATAAATGCTCCATCTGCGTCCAGCAGAATGAAATGTGGTGTTGCAGATACTCCAAAGGTATTCATGATAGATTTCCCAAGTACGACTTGAATGGTATTATCCTGTTGACTCAACTCAGGAAGCATGGATTTCGAAACATCAGCACTGCTGATGAACAGGCATTGGAATCTTGATTTGTACTTCTCATTCATCCAAAGTGGAATTTCAAAGGACAAGGATTTCGTCAGTTCAGAACCTGGTTGAAAAAAAACAAGTAGACAAGGTTTACCTTGAAATTGTTGCAATCGGACAGTGTTACCTTGTGAGTTAAGGAGTTGAAAATGAGGCACCAGGCTGCCTGTTGTAAATGGTTGTTCTGCTATTTCGTGGTTCACTTGCTGTATAGTCAAACGATTATCAAGTCCGGCAGCAATGGTGGAACGCATAGTAATCAATGCGTCGCGAAAAGGGGTATTTCCTGGTGATGACTGAAGTTGCTGCACCTGTTTTTCGAGCAATTGCCAGGCAGTCCGCGTGTCCTTGTCATGCTTGTGCATCGCCAGTTGTTGTATCGTTTCCTGCAGCGATTTGATCTTGTAAATGTCAGCAAGTCGTTCCTCAAACCTGGGGCCCTGCAACAGTTCACTGCTGACGAGGGTATAACTCGTTTTGATTTCACTGGTTATGTCCTGATGTGCTGGTGCTCGCCTGATGATCAGTCGCTCTACCGTATTGGGCAGTGTCGCAGGCCTGCTAAAAGTCAGAGAATCAGATCTTTTCCAGGCGGTAGTATCCGCACGAGGCCGTTGCCAGTCTATGGATTCCTGAACAGCGTTGACTTGATCTGCCTCGTTGTTTTGCAGGCTTTTGCTCCAGTTGAAACGACGGGGCAAACGACCAGATTCAGGCGATTCCCAATCAGTAATGAAAAGGCTTTTGGGGGGCACAAGTGGCACGAGGAACCCGTTTTCCCATGTCGCCGGGCCATCTACCCGAATAGACTTTCCGGTAGGTGCGTTGCAGGAAGTGATGTGGCCCAGATGATCAATGATTGCGTGTGTGAGGTGTATCGAAAGTGCGTCTTCGGGGCGCAAAATACCGGTTTCAAATAGTCTGGTACAGCATATGATCTCAGCCGAGTTTCCCAGAATCCGAGTAACAAGGATTCTCAACTCCAGCTTGTATTCCTTGTTTCCCTGAGAACTGGTTGACTTGCTTGTCTCCGTAACAGTGCCTTGGTACAAGAATTCCTGCCCAGCTTTCCATCGGGGAGCCAGTGGATGTACAGTCAAATCACTGAGTTGAAAGATGATAGCCAATAGAAACGACATGCGTGCCTCCCTGCACGTGGGAGTTTAAAGTATAACCATGATCATTGACAGAGCAACGTGGATTCCGTTCGATTGGAAAAGACCCAGGAGTTGGAATTCAGCCGATCTTGTGAGTTTTTGACTGAAATGGTATTAACACGCTGGGAAATCAATGCTCTATTGAATGAGTTATACTCGGAATGAACTGGCGTGGAAGAAAAGTTCTGGTGACCGGCGCCGCTGGCTTTATCGGTTCGCACCTGGCTGAAGAACTGGTGCGACAAGGTGCATCCGTCAAAGCGATGATACACTACGATTCTCGGCCACAGCGAAGCAATCTGGAATTGGCTGATCAGAATCTAGTTCAGCAAATGGAGATCATTGCAGGGGATGTAGCTGATCCACATTTCATGTTTCGGGCTGTCCAGGGATGCGATGCCGTTTTTCACCTTGCAGCTCTTATTGGAATTCCTTTTTCGTATGTTGCTCCTTCTGCTTATGTTCAGACGAACATCACTGGAACCCTGAATGTCTTGGAGGCATGCCGTCTGCATCAAACACCTCGTCTGGTGCATACTTCAACCAGCGAATGTTATGGCACTGCGCGCTATGCTCCTATTGATGAACAACATCCGCTCCAGGGGCAATCGCCTTACTCTGCCAGCAAGATCGGTGCCGATAAGCTGGTGGAAAGTTTCTTCCTCAGTTTCAAACTTCCAGTCACCACGCTACGTCCTTTTAACACGTATGGTCCCAGACAGTCTGCTCGTGCAGTGATACCTACCATACTGGCACAATTGCTCAGTGGAGTTTCGGAATTGAAATTGGGCGATGCTTCACCTGTTCGTGATATGAACTTCGTGGAAGATACGGTGGCTGCATTCCTGGCTGTAGCTGTATCTGACAAGTGTCTGGGCGAGGTGGTTAATGCGGGTACAGGGCGAGGCGAAACTATTGCAACGATTGCTGAGTTGGCAATGAAGATAACAGGCAGGCAAGTTCCCATTCGAGTTGAGGCACAAAGGCAGCGGCCCGAAGGCAGTGAAGTATGGAAACTGATTGCTGCCAACGCCAAAGCAAAAGAACTGGCTGCATGGTCTCCCAGGGTTTCGCTGGAACTAGGATTGGAAAAGACGGCTCATTTCATCATGAACCATCTTCATTTGTATCGGCCCGGTGAATATGCCGTTTAGCCCAACATGTGAAAAAGACAAGTTTGAGGCAAGGATGCTTCCATGACACAACGATTACACCCACTCACTACGCCGGTCGTCATCCAGGCAGGAGGCAAGGGCACGCGGCTTTATCCTTACACCAAAGTCTTGCCCAAGCCATTGATGCCTGTAGGTGGAATGCCCATCCTGGAAATCATGCTCAGGCAACTCGCCAGTCAGGATTTTCGTGACATTACCATCAGTGTTGGTTACCTGGGCGACATGATTCGCATGCATTGTGGTGATGGCTCCAAATGGGGGTTATCGATCCGGTATGTGACCGAAGATCAGCCTCTGGGAACCATGGGACCACTTAAGTTGGTAGACGGCCTTCATCGGCCATTTCTGGTGATGAATGGTGACTTGTTAACTGATTTTGATTTCAAGGAATTGCTTTATCAGCATGAGGAATTCGGTGGGCCATTGACTATTGGAACTTACTTGAAACCGGTAAATATTTCACTGGGTGTTCTGGAGACTAATGCCAATCAGCGTGTGATAGGATTTCGTGAGAAACCCACGCTGCACTTCCCATGCAGTATGGGTGTTTATGCCATGAATCCAGAAATGTTGAGACTGATACCTGCAGGTCAATTGTTCGGTTTTGATGATCTGATGTACAAACTGCTGGAACTGAAATGGAGCATTTATTCCTATATCTTCCGAGGAACCTGGATGGACATCGGCAGGCCAGAAGATTTTCATGCTGCCTGTGAACTGGTTGAGAAACAGCCTGAGTTGTTTATTCCAAGTGAAGGGCGAAGGCTGGCAGCGTAGTTACATTTGCCCTTTCTTCTTTGCTCGCTCAAATGCCTTCTTTGCCTGCTGATGTGGAGCCTTTGTTAACTTGGTGCCACGATAACTGTAATAGTGCACTTCAATTCCTTCTTCTCTATCATCGTCGATAACATACGGATGTACCTGCCACCAGGAATAGGGCATTACGCTGCGTTTCCTGATGTACTTTTCTGCCTTTTTGAGTGATGATGCAACATGAAACTGCAAACAATCCATCGTGCCTTCAAACATAAACTCATAATGCATGATTACCCAAACGGTGGTGTGTTGACGCCTTTGCATGTGGCAACCCGTTAATTACCGCAACTATCATTAATGGGATAACACGCGTCGATAAACATCTTCATATCCCGCAGCGCCTCTCTCCCAGGACCAGTCTGCAGCCATGCCATTTTTCTGCAATTGCAGCCAAGTGGTGGGTGATTGTCTGTAACAGTCGACCGCCCGGTTCAGTGCCCAGAGCAATCCGCCAGCATCGTAACTGCTGAAGCCAAATCCGTTGGCAGTGCCAACTTCCCAAGTATAGTCATTGCAGTCAATGACGCTATCCACCAGGCCACCGGTTTCCCTTACTACGGGAATGGTGCCATACTTCAAACTATATAGCTGGTTCAAGCCTGAAGGCTCAAATCGACTGGGCATCAGGAAAATGTCGGCTCCAGCCATGATCTGGTGTGACAGCGACTCATTGAACTCCAGTGCTGCCGCCACCTGATGAGGATATTGTCGGGCCAGATTACGAAAGAAGTGATGATACTCAGCATCACCAGTGCCAAGAATAACAAACTGAATGCCCATGCGCATCATGTGATGAGCTGCATCGCGCACCAGCGTTATCCCCTTCTGTTCGGCAAGTCTGGTCACCATTGCCACCAAGGGAACATCTGGGCGGCGAGGCAATACTGCCTTCGCCTGCAAGTCTGCCTTGCAGGCTGCTTTACCAGCTTGGATATCATCTGGGCCGTAATGACGGGCAATGTACTTGTCCGTTGCCGGGTTCCAGATGCCATAGTCAATGCCATTGTTGATGCCAAACAGCTTGTAGCGATGTGTTCGTAATACTGCATCGAGTCCTTCGCCATGTTCATGCCAGGTGATTTCTTCGGCATAACGCCTGCTGACTGTGGTCACGGCATCAGCAGCTACGATGCCAGCCTTCATGAAATTCAGGCCATCATGAAACTCCAGCAGATCATGACGGAACAGATCCCAACCGAGTCGGGCTGTCCACATCGTGTCTTTGCTGAAGCGGCCCTGATATGCCAGATTGTGAATAGTGTAAACACTGCGGGCCTGTGCTAACTGTGGCACGTTGGCGTAATGTATATCGAGATAAACGGGTAGTAACCCTGTCTGCCAATCGTTGGCATTAATGATGTCAGGTTTCATGCCCAGAGCAGGCAAGGCTTCCAGAATTGCACGAGTAAAGAAGACGAACCGGGCGTCGTTGTCTGAATAATCCTGCATGTACCCTTCGGTTGCCTTGAACTGGTACAGTGTATGGCCGAAGAGTTTGTCATCTCTGCTGAAGAAGTCGTCGTGTTGTACCAGATACACCGGCACATCACAGCCGGGCAGGGTACTGCGACAGATGCGGCCACCGACACGTGCTCCATTGATATCGGTTTCTATTTTGACATTGAGAGGAGTAATGGGACAGCCTGCTTTCCAGGCACAGTTGTACAGCGGTGTGAAAACACTGACGTTATGTCCACGAGCTGCCAAGGCTTTGGGAAGTGACATCAGCACTTCACCCAGGCCACCGGTTTTGGAGAATGGAGCTACCTCAGCCGAGGCAAAGACAATATTGAGCTTGTTTGAATCGGCAGGCATGGACGCATCTTTCCCGTAAACTGCACTGCCAGCATAAACGGCAATGCACTATCGGGCAACAGTCTCTCGCTGCTTCAGACGGGCCTGCGAACAATCAATCGGTTATTGCATGGAATAAGTGTTACGATTGGAATGATCCAAGCAGTTATTCAGATGAACTGGTCGGATTACCCGTGAAGGGATTGTGCACATTGTATGCAGCGTCGGGCATATGGCAGGGCAGCTAATCGCTCCATGCCGATCTGGGTCTTGCATTCACTGCATATGCCGTATGTACCCTGCTTGATGCGCTCCAGTGCTGCTTCCGTTTCGCTCAAGGTAAATTCCTGATTGCCAAGAAGGTGTTGTGCAACGTATTCTTCCACACCTTGATTAGTGATTTCCTGGAAGTCACCCATGTCGCTACCCTGACCGTAATCCCCATCGTGTTTCTGCAATTCAGAAGTTTCTCTTTCCAACTGGGTGACATTCTTCCCCAGTCTTCTTGCAAGTTCTGTGAGTATTTGTTTTTGGCGCATCAAATCAGTCGATTTCATTTTTAACCTCATCAAGTCATGGAAGCGTTGTTTGTGGACAATAAGGTTGTTATTCTATGAGAACTTCTCTGTATCGAATAACTCTTCCAGGCTCTGCGATACTTCATAGCATAGCGCCATTAACTCCAGCCAAGGAATTCGTCATGTATTTCCTGTTAACAGTGATAATGCTAGCCATGACTCCACCACCAGATGTAGATAGCCAGGCTGACCATGGGTATGCCAAGTCGGGTGAAGTGAAAATCCATTATGCTGCGTTGGGTGATAAGTCCAAACCATTGATCATTTTCATTCACGGATTCCCTGACTACTGGTACTCCTGGCGGGAGCAGATGAAGGCACTTTCCAGTGACTACTACTGTGTTGCCATCGATCAGCGGGGGTACAATCTGTCTGATAAACCCAGTGGCGTTGATCAGTACGACATGCGATTGCTCATTGGCGATGTCGTTGCGGTGATCAAGCATCTGGGTCGCGAGAAAGCAATCATTGTCGGACACGATTGGGGTGGTGCAGTTGCTTGGTCCATTGCCACCATGGCACCGCAATTCGTGGATAAGCTTATCGTTCTGAACCTTCCACACTTGCGAGGTGTTTCACGGGAACTGGCGAATAATCCCCAACAGCAGAAAAACAGTCAGTATGCCCGCAACTTTCAGAAGGAAGGCGCTCACAAGGTGCTTACCGCAGAGATGTTGGCCATGTGGGTGAAAGATCCAGAAGCGAGGAAGAAGTATATCGAAGCCTTCAAGCGATCCGATTTCGAAGCGATGCTGAATTACTACAAGAAGAACTATCCGCGTGAACCTTACCAGGAAGACAAATCTCCTGTCATCAAGGTGAAGACGCCCGTGCTGTTGATTCATGGTTTGGACGACACAGCCTTACTCCCCTCCATGCTCAACAACACCTGGGAATGGCTGGAAAAGGATTTGACACTGGTAACCATCCCCAAGGCAGGGCACTTTGTCCAGCAGGATGCCGCAGACATGGTCAACCGTTCCATCAAGAGCTGGCTCACTCGATAATTCACTGCCTTGTACCATCTTTCCAGTCCCGTTCGTGGCCTTGAATCATGGCACCTTCACGTGGGCTGGAGATGGACAACTTCGAGAAACGCTCATCGAACCCGGCAGTAATCCACCCTTCGCTGACCAGCACTTCC
Encoded here:
- a CDS encoding protein kinase, producing the protein MYLSESDPTHTCSVAIVTNPIVDDDNTELIDNPITDSLEFVAETESSELLKSEAQQFIDHYQLIRCLGRGMAGSVWSARDLENPGRDVALKIMHADMHDEYMLARYTCEVRALARMNNPYIARIWSNGKTAEGKLYIAMELIPGTQLSTFCNTWSPTVRERVELIVKLCRGLQHAHHQGILHRDLKPANILVTHQDGIPCPKIIDFGLAKSFLKPLLPGSADTTQMGCLLGTIGYMSPEQASTGIRDIDTRSDVYSICAILYELLSGTLPVPREEINRASLAQALDMVQNREPDAVSHRLKSNPQAATHAARCQQTPLRLEATLRGDLDAILEKGLSKDRNKRYQSASELADDLERYLAGEIVQARPRTYWYLTQKLLSKHWKLALLISTISVMFLISWVAIAVGFYWAVEARNEAQQAEASLKLSQEQELKHKLDAEKSSMFLSDVLSYPRPLKLGQEVKLIDALDEAKARISKTFINQPRAEALVRLALASSYLQLGQPAQAQQLLESSLFRQALTFENDAEWRLQAETLYVRSLMDQDLIQQATERCHLVLQHAQRNGLTSKNPAVRSFYQISARLLCQQESYAEGIQLLRNALQELERESTRTASEVWGLRSVMVSCFTEWAKKDRSVIPQFQTLVNQYLNQVTQFPETHPIKLQLKCAFANMKHFQGRTDEALEILIELLEQAEEIYGPLHLHTLSVQSNMSQLLLDSQQYRRASAVLTSMLSAQTSLMGKSHELTQKTLSELVRISEIQKRFWHAWYFETELYQGRLVSYGNSHIKCKNSLEKANQLLLQAGCNWLFNLSFLP
- a CDS encoding redoxin domain-containing protein gives rise to the protein MSFLLAIIFQLSDLTVHPLAPRWKAGQEFLYQGTVTETSKSTSSQGNKEYKLELRILVTRILGNSAEIICCTRLFETGILRPEDALSIHLTHAIIDHLGHITSCNAPTGKSIRVDGPATWENGFLVPLVPPKSLFITDWESPESGRLPRRFNWSKSLQNNEADQVNAVQESIDWQRPRADTTAWKRSDSLTFSRPATLPNTVERLIIRRAPAHQDITSEIKTSYTLVSSELLQGPRFEERLADIYKIKSLQETIQQLAMHKHDKDTRTAWQLLEKQVQQLQSSPGNTPFRDALITMRSTIAAGLDNRLTIQQVNHEIAEQPFTTGSLVPHFQLLNSQGNTVRLQQFQGKPCLLVFFQPGSELTKSLSFEIPLWMNEKYKSRFQCLFISSADVSKSMLPELSQQDNTIQVVLGKSIMNTFGVSATPHFILLDADGAFISCFTGWGNETRHSLDKIIRKELAKLK
- a CDS encoding SDR family NAD(P)-dependent oxidoreductase, translating into MNWRGRKVLVTGAAGFIGSHLAEELVRQGASVKAMIHYDSRPQRSNLELADQNLVQQMEIIAGDVADPHFMFRAVQGCDAVFHLAALIGIPFSYVAPSAYVQTNITGTLNVLEACRLHQTPRLVHTSTSECYGTARYAPIDEQHPLQGQSPYSASKIGADKLVESFFLSFKLPVTTLRPFNTYGPRQSARAVIPTILAQLLSGVSELKLGDASPVRDMNFVEDTVAAFLAVAVSDKCLGEVVNAGTGRGETIATIAELAMKITGRQVPIRVEAQRQRPEGSEVWKLIAANAKAKELAAWSPRVSLELGLEKTAHFIMNHLHLYRPGEYAV
- a CDS encoding NTP transferase domain-containing protein, coding for MTQRLHPLTTPVVIQAGGKGTRLYPYTKVLPKPLMPVGGMPILEIMLRQLASQDFRDITISVGYLGDMIRMHCGDGSKWGLSIRYVTEDQPLGTMGPLKLVDGLHRPFLVMNGDLLTDFDFKELLYQHEEFGGPLTIGTYLKPVNISLGVLETNANQRVIGFREKPTLHFPCSMGVYAMNPEMLRLIPAGQLFGFDDLMYKLLELKWSIYSYIFRGTWMDIGRPEDFHAACELVEKQPELFIPSEGRRLAA
- the glgA gene encoding glycogen synthase GlgA, with translation MPADSNKLNIVFASAEVAPFSKTGGLGEVLMSLPKALAARGHNVSVFTPLYNCAWKAGCPITPLNVKIETDINGARVGGRICRSTLPGCDVPVYLVQHDDFFSRDDKLFGHTLYQFKATEGYMQDYSDNDARFVFFTRAILEALPALGMKPDIINANDWQTGLLPVYLDIHYANVPQLAQARSVYTIHNLAYQGRFSKDTMWTARLGWDLFRHDLLEFHDGLNFMKAGIVAADAVTTVSRRYAEEITWHEHGEGLDAVLRTHRYKLFGINNGIDYGIWNPATDKYIARHYGPDDIQAGKAACKADLQAKAVLPRRPDVPLVAMVTRLAEQKGITLVRDAAHHMMRMGIQFVILGTGDAEYHHFFRNLARQYPHQVAAALEFNESLSHQIMAGADIFLMPSRFEPSGLNQLYSLKYGTIPVVRETGGLVDSVIDCNDYTWEVGTANGFGFSSYDAGGLLWALNRAVDCYRQSPTTWLQLQKNGMAADWSWERGAAGYEDVYRRVLSH
- a CDS encoding TraR/DksA C4-type zinc finger protein, whose amino-acid sequence is MKSTDLMRQKQILTELARRLGKNVTQLERETSELQKHDGDYGQGSDMGDFQEITNQGVEEYVAQHLLGNQEFTLSETEAALERIKQGTYGICSECKTQIGMERLAALPYARRCIQCAQSLHG
- a CDS encoding alpha/beta hydrolase, producing MTPPPDVDSQADHGYAKSGEVKIHYAALGDKSKPLIIFIHGFPDYWYSWREQMKALSSDYYCVAIDQRGYNLSDKPSGVDQYDMRLLIGDVVAVIKHLGREKAIIVGHDWGGAVAWSIATMAPQFVDKLIVLNLPHLRGVSRELANNPQQQKNSQYARNFQKEGAHKVLTAEMLAMWVKDPEARKKYIEAFKRSDFEAMLNYYKKNYPREPYQEDKSPVIKVKTPVLLIHGLDDTALLPSMLNNTWEWLEKDLTLVTIPKAGHFVQQDAADMVNRSIKSWLTR